From the genome of Anopheles moucheti chromosome 3, idAnoMoucSN_F20_07, whole genome shotgun sequence, one region includes:
- the LOC128303952 gene encoding uncharacterized protein LOC128303952, translated as MAALLSATRHGPMFRAMVPNVWILSWLVSYQRKSTNISAVDSFISELMENKKLKWKVLNNRNRNGKTKLASQISDYDVATNVHIPTDTILRSTFRLSELYNELTNNPLVVNISQMEVSQVDHLLGTALKEQNSEDVKRLLSQILEYEKLPSLPVLNATLKYLSLQTQMETIEQLAALYTQYHPEQNSTAIGRFEHYKALCQWKLGSTLKSLQTFRVIMTDCDEDQLLTVDHMLLEMIDETIGRKSEAVLLAVINLCEFCLIELRHDFPICYVWEKSFLSAWHSDQEAAKALFDRHGALREAVSRRSTNLCYKLLYDNNVEKVYQLIELFLKHDMKAECKAMLIRLFEYQYWRKNLRGCSEIIQNAIDLNISLPELCNRQLLELLLGRTTTGMEQREALKQSKNLKPNKYELKF; from the exons ATGGCAGCATTACTATCGGCAACCCGTCACGGACCTATGTTCCGTGCAATGGTTCCTAACGTGTGGATTCTGTCTTGGCTAGTCAGCTATCAACGGAAAAGCACCAACATCAGTGCAGTCGATTCCTTTATCAGTGAGctgatggaaaacaaaaaactaaagTGGAAAGTGCTGAACAATCGAAATCGCAACGGTAAAACGAAATTAGCTTCACAAATCTCCGATTATGATGTGGCCACTAATGTCCACATTCCTACGGACACAATATTACGCTCCACATTTCGGCTCAGTGAGCTGTACAATGAGCTTACGAATAACCCACTAGTCGTTAACATCAGCCAGATGGAAGTTTCCCAAGTGGATCACCTACTCGGAACGGCActgaaagaacaaaattcggaGGATGTGAAACGTCTACTATCACAAATTTTGGAGTACGAAAAATTACCCTCTCTGCCGGTATTGAACGCCACACTTAAGTATTTGTCGCTCCAAACTCAAATGGAAACGATAGAACAGTTGGCCGCACTCTACACGCAATATCATCCAGAACAGAACAGCACGGCAATCGGCAGATTCGAACACTATAAAGCACTATGTCAATGGAAGCTGGGAAGTACACTGAAATCCCTGCAAACTTTTCGCGTCATAATGACCGACTGTGACGAGGATCAGTTGCTAACCGTCGATCATATGCTACTAGAAATGATCGATGAGACGATCGGTAGAAAGAGTGAAGCCGTTTTGCTTGCGGTAATAAACCTTTGCgaattttgtttgattgaacTGCGCCACGATTTTCCTATCTGTTACGTGTGGGAAAAGAGTTTCTTGAGTGCGTGGCACAGTGATCAAGAGGCAGCCAAAGCGTTGTTCGATCGGCATGGTGCTCTAAGGGAAGCTGTCAGCAGAAG GAGTACAAATCTGTGTTACAAACTGTTGTACGACAACAACGTGGAGAAAGTTTACCAACTAATTGAACTGTTTCTGAAGCATGACATGAAAGCGGAATGTAAAGCTATGCTGATCAGGCTGTTCGAATACCAGT ATTGGCGCAAGAACCTGAGGGGATGTTcggaaattattcaaaacgCCATCGATCTCAACATTTCTCTCCCCGAGCTGTGCAATCGTCAGTTGTTGGAGCTTCTGCTCGGACGCACAACGACAGGAATGGAACAGAGGGAAGCTTTGAAGCAGTCGAAAAActtaaaaccaaacaaatacGAACTGAAATTCTAA